Sequence from the Cucumis sativus cultivar 9930 chromosome 1, Cucumber_9930_V3, whole genome shotgun sequence genome:
cttcttcttcatttgctTCTTCTAAATCCCTTCTGTTACAAACTGCAaatctttttctcatttttgaCCTTAGTGCTGCTAATGAAATCCCAATCATACAGAACACGAAAGCTGCCGATGAAGACATGAGAATTGATAGAATATGATGTTTGTGTTTCTCTTTGCATTTTGGCAAGCCTTtaattgatgatgatgatgatccACATAAACCTTTGTTTCCTAAGAAAGATGAGATTGTTAGCCATGAAAACACACCGTTGTCTGGGATTTTCCCTGAGAAATTGTTGAAAGAGAGGTTTAGTTTCTTGAGAGTTGGAGAATTTTCAAGGCTTTCTGGTATGTTTCCTGTTAAATGATTTAAAGAAACATCAAGTGATTGAAGATATGGAAGTTGCCCAATTGAAATTGGTAAAGACCCATCAAATGAATTATCAGATAAGTTGAGATTTTCTAAAGCAATACAGTTTCCAAGTTGAGATGGAATTGAGCCTGAGAGATTGTTGGAAGATAAATCAATTGCAAGAACCATATCCATTTTGCTTAGCTCTAATGGCAATGGCCCATGTAAATGATTCCTCGAAAGATTCAAATACAACTTCAAGCTTCTCAATCCAGCAACTTCACTAGGAAGAACACCAGAAATTTGGTTGTTAGAGAGATCCAAAATCTCCAAGTTTATGCATTTTCCTAAGCTTGATGGGATTGTACCTGAGAGATTATTGGAATAAAGAAGCAATTTTCTCAACTGGGTAAGGTTAGCTAAAGCCTCAGGGATTAAACCAGAAAGCTTGTTTCTTGACAAATCAAGAAGACCCAAATGAGGAATTTCACCAAGAGAAGATGGGATTTCACCAGAAAGTGAGTTGTTCGAAAGATAAAACCTTTCTAGATTTCTCAATCTTGAAAGTTCAGAAGGTATACTTCCATTCAAAAGATTACTTGACAAATTCAAAAGAGTAAGATTTCTAAGATTTGAAATGGAAGGAGGAATTGAACCATAGATAAGATTATCATCTAAATGAAGCTGAGAAAGATTAACATGAAGATCACCAATGATGGAAGGAATTTCTCCACTAAGTTGGTTTCCAGCTAACTCAAGTTCTTGAAGATTTGAAGAATTCACTAAAGAAGCAAAGAAGGGTTGAAGATTTGAATTACCATCATGACTAATGAACTCATTGTCAGATAAGTAAAGGTACTGCAACAATGGCATTTTAAGAACAATATCAGAAGGCAATTCTCCATTAAGCTTATTAGAACCCAAATCCAACCATTTCAAATTGGTTGAATTCGAAAGCGCTAAAGGAATTTTCCCGACTAATTTGTTTGACCAAAGTAAAAGACACATCAAATTTTTCAAAGggcattcattttttaaaggGATTTCACCACCCAATGAATTGTTTGATAAATCTATATACTTCAACGACAAATTAGAGCCATTGCAAAACAGAGGAATTTCCCCTTGGAGTTTGTTGCTACCAAGATcaagaaacttcaatttcTGAAGAAACCCAATCTCTTTTGGGATATTTCCATTGAGATGATTCCATGATAAACTCAATTGCTGGAGATTAACTAGAAATCCTAACTCCATTGGAATTGAACCTTCAAATGAGTTTCTTGAGAGATCAAGAATGGTTAAAGCAGAGAGATTTGAAAGTGATGGAGAGATTGTTCCCTTGAGGGATTTCTCACTAAGATCAAGCTTTTCAACTTGTTGGGTTGAGTTATTGCATTTGATTCCAGCCCAATTACAGAAATGAATTGCCGAAGATGATTCCCAATCTTTGAGAAAGTTGTGTGGATCAGAAACAATACCATTTCTGAAAGAAAGTAATGCTGCTTTTTCAGAAGCTGCATTAATGGAGGATTGTTCTTCAGCAGAAGCTTTGTTTAGGAAAAAAACTGTTAAAAATAAGGGAAAGAATTTGAAGAACTCCATGATGAGTTGGAATagggaaaagagagagaggaagagagagaggaagagaaggagatgatgatgatgatgatgaaacGGGGGAGGATGAACAGGGGATTTAAGAAGGGTAGGGGAAAGGAATGTAAAATGGCTAATAAAATAGTAGAGATTATATTTGACTCTATGATGACTTTTTTGTAACGagttgaattttcttttcagtttTAGTTCAAATGACATGcgtattattaataaatataaagggGTTTGTGTTGTAATAGCATATTTGACTTAATTAATATGAGATTTATCATGTgattaaacactttttttcctcaaaggatataaattcaaaactaataaataggATTTAGATAAGATTGTATATAGTTCAATTCACTATATATGACcggtaaaaaaaatgattagagTTTTACAACCTAAAGTTCAATGCATAAACTAACATTAAATACACAAAAGCTACAAAACACATGAAATGGAAGTCAACAAAACTATAAAGAAGCACAAACTCACACAAAAGGAAAGGAGACCACAAGTAGCATTATAGGACATCAAAGTACTACACTTCTAGGCTACGCTATGAGGCAATATGTGGAAGTATAACCTccaaaccaaagaaaattagGATGTACGTACTCTTGGCCACTAGCTATGAAAAAGAGTctacaacaacaaaaacagtTCAATTACACGATCGTCCTTTCAGTCTCTATCACCACATAATATATCTGCAAAGAGAGCTCGATAATTTATATGAGATTTACATAAGAAAtattatatctataaatacTCTATTGAGATTTACATACGAAATGTTCATATTTGTTACTTACTCTTGCGTACAACAAAGTTGTAAAATGAAAGTAGTAGTTGATAAATTGTgagaaaataaacacaattttcaaaaactaaaaaccaaacACATATCCAAACAACctaaataaaatctatttgattaaattgtaAGTTTACTCTCTTGATGTAAACGCTTGTATTTAGGCATGTGCATAAGTGGATGAGAGTCGGCTTTCAAACCAAATCATCACTGAACCAAAGGAGTGTAGTAAGTTTcataaatgttcaaaatgaCCCCGACCACAACTGAGTGTACATCGATCGACTATCGATCAGTTGGGCAGTTAGTTGGTTTGgatcaatttaaacttaaaaatttttCAAGTTGACACTGATCAAACATCTTCTTATTTTCGACTTTTCTCGACTTGGTTTTTTTTGATCATGATGCTTACCCTATTTTCATGTAAGGATGTGTAATAGATAaattagaaaactaaaatgataaTGTAGGTGTGAAGGGTAAGAAGTTGAGTTAAGGGtaaatgaaattggaaatataatacataaaagtaaaaacaatttaacatGAAGAAATCCAAgattaataatgaaataaaagaagtgaatgtaaaaaaaaagttacagatagttaaaataaaaaataaaagtattttgctaaaaatataaaaagaaaaagaaaaaggtaagagTGCGTAACAACAGGAGGAGttggagggagggagggagggagggaggaaGGAGGAGGaaagggaagaagaggaaagggaagaagaggaagggaAGGAGGAGATTTCGTTAGGCGCCTCTGATCTTTGACTTTTTTAGATCAACCAACTGGCGATGACCACGTGTACAAATAACACGCCGCGTAGGATAGGGTTTAggttattaataaaatgtggTGGCAAACACGTCACCACAAGGAAAACAAGCctaactctctctctcttttcaaaaaaattaattaaaagcacacgtattataattaaatcaaattatatagaaATGTGGGATTGGGATGAGATTAGTGGATTATTTGctgttaataaattataatttggcTTTAATTTGATGGGGAGAATtgggtttgattttgtttggattttggaATGTTTGTCGGCTGCTGATCTCAACTCCCTAAtcatcattcattttctttaatctctttttaCTGTTCACATTattatcactttttttctttttttctttttactaagTTTTGCTTATGAGAGTTTATGAACTAAAGTAATTTACCTTTggatgttttcttcttctttttttttttttttcacttttggaatactattattactttttaactAACTTAACTACCTTactattcctttttttcaacTCAAATTCTTAATCGTTATAATTAGTTCCTTTCATgcatttttattatgattattattattattattattcttacgaaaaatttatgagttttttttttttttaaaaaaaaaaatagctatTCACCTAATGTTTGTCTCGTCCAACCTAAGAGATCACTTCAATATATTGTTACctcataatatttgaaattgtatgttatttcttctttaACTGCTTAACCTAGAAATATAGCAATGGGACACAAACAAAGAGAAGTGATTATTTTAATGCTCAATGACTTCAAAATCttataattcaaatgaaaCAGATTGTGTTaaggtttaaattaaaattgcaTCTTTTTTAGATCACACTACAAATTTTAACCTTAGCcataaatgtatataattaaacaGGGAGTATATTAGTATATTAGTGTAATTTAAATTCGAATTTcgtaataatgtttttttagtgattttgttatatgaattttaaatattttgtcaattttttctattttttaaaaattaattttatctatagataaaaatactattttgattttctcctaCCTTGATGTTGGatcaattttagttcttatatatttaattgtcTATCTTACTACCTTcaacaaatttagtttttcaaaattttacaaaaatggataaatgataatactatttttttttctataaaaaattatatcatgtgagtctattttcaaaagttattaaaagaaCACTAATAAACAatgggcttttttttttaataataaactaataatatggactaaatttaaaactattcaAAGTATGTAGAGACCTTAAATGGAAACACAATGTTAACCTTATCTATGTCTTAATGCTTTGAATTAAATAAGACCTAATAATAAGATTGATtgcttaatttaaattgtttagtGAGGAACAGAGGTAATGGGTCAGATAAATAGCaactaataaaaagaatagaaatttAAGAAGACAATAAAGTAAAAACTCAATGAAAGCCATCACTgtataaactaataaaaagaaagaaggccaataaatattaatattattaaccATGTGGGAAAGAGATGCAATGAAACCAAATTTATGtccaacaataataataatcagtCTTTATTGTCATCCCAAATTGATCATTGACATTTAAACttagaaatggaaaagaaaaaaattaatggtcTAAAAGGGAGAGTTATagtaagtttttaaatataaggGTTCATACTGGGTTGATCAAATGTAGATTACCTTTTTTGGCTTTCCAAGTGAATTTTATTGGAATcacttttcaacaaaattgagatataattataattaaagaaaacagtgtgtgtgtgtgtattgtGTGTTTTCTAGCTCTTTCAAAGcttcacaaatatatatatatatatataatgtcaACTCAATTTTGCAAGTTGATGTGTGTGCTCATTTggataaatattaaaatttggataGATATTAAAGTCAATACTTGTTCCCTATACCTCTAGTTCTCATCATCATGTGAAAAGTTCTAAGACTATAACCTTGGTCAATTTTGTGGTGTCTAAGGACTTTTGggagctttttttttctttttttgtttcttccttttatagaataaaagaaGTGGGGATTCTAACGTAGTAAATgcacaaaatttatatacacggataaataaatttaacttttcttatttttgagGTCGAGGATTTCATAATTGAAAGtgtgaaaaataatgtaaGTTGTATTGTTgtgaaagaaaggaaatattTGGTGACTCATAATGGAATGAGTTTGTAATGTAATCCAATACAAATTCATGTTTGAATTGAACGTTTTTGGCTTGATTTATAGTACAAAACTCGTTTCATTCtaaaagttttcaatttttttttcatattttcactCTTTGAAATCTAACTTTTGttccattttaaattactcACACTTTGTTATGATTCCTATTAATCTTGATTagattttgaatgaaaagctaaatgaatgaaaatattgaaataaaattatagcaAGGGAGAAAATGAGTAGAATTACAATTTAAACCAACAAATTGTGAAAGAGATGCAAGGGAAGCAGAGGAATGacaatcattattttaaaaggtgTACATTTAAGTGGAccaataaatttcaacaatatttttaggaaactaaatttcaacaaGTTTGATCTGGTTGAATTTTTGGTACGTATTACTGTATTagagtttaaaataaaacaaaagagttgaattttagaatttaaacaGCCGCCTAAAACGTCGGCGTTTTGTTAAATCTATCACGTACGATGtaccattctttttttctttcttttcaaatcattatatatatgtaaaagcTTATAAACAAATGTGAACAGCGGAGAGAACGGGTTTGAAGGCAATTTTGTCTGGCAAATCACAAACCTGCTAAAGCAATGAGAAACAAAGATCGGGAAAATATTGAATGTCTTAATTCAATCATAGTTCAAATATAATGCAAGCTTAACTTTTGTCAATTAAGTTCATAGATAATAGCTAAACAATTACTTATTGTAACTTTGGTAGTGAATGTTAAAGGAGAAGTCAGTTCTGTGAATGACTAGTAAATTACCAAAGTCTtgtttggtaaccattttgttCTTTGGTAACCAAATGAGACCTAAACTTCACTTCCAAAAAGGTTGAGGAAAATATGGCatacaattttattcttttttttctttttgatgtattgataaaaaaagaattacaataATCGAGACAGATgcaaagaatataaaaatattgtttctcTGTTGTCATTTTAAAGCATGAATGCTCACAATCCCTGCTCCAGCTGATGATGGTTTATGActattcatcttttttatcGTACAAACATCTTACTTTGCAACAAGCAGCAGCATTGTAAGGAAACCATGGATTTTCTCAGTAACAAAACAGTCTCTGATGTTTCCTCTACGCTACAGacaacagaagaagaaaaaacaaggcCATTATTAGcgcaacaacaacaatactCTGTTCTCAATGTTGCTgtgtttttctattctttcttctcaaatcCTATGCACTGGACCAAACGTATTGATCCAGCAGACGTTCCAGCTACAGCTAGCTgaatgttaatatttttatgattgttACGAACTGTATGCAGTTTGCATTGACATATACCCTATTCATTATAGCCTCTACCCTAGCAAAGTGTGTTAAAAAATGTCACTCATATTCTAAGAGGAACATACACTTTAGTTTGCCTTACATGTACATGTTAGAGACTTGGACACTTCAACGCTTGTGGGACATACATTGGACACTTCTTAGAGCAACAAATATCTTAGACATGCATAGAACACTTGTTTTagtaaactaaaaataacatatacatgactaaaataataaattttgcaTGAAACACatcaaattaactttttaagcATACAAATCCATCAACTAGTTTgctttgaatttttcttctagTATGAAAATGATGTACAATTTTAAAcgtatatttttaataaggGTGTGTGACCTAGATTTACAGTATGAGgcagaaataaaatatatatatatatataaacatttgataAGATGAGCATGGCATGGATGGGAACAACGAAAGCTTACCAATATACATTGTGAGCAAGAGTCGGGGCATAGTGAACATTGGCTGTATCTGGGGGCTGGTAGACTTGAGGACACAAACAACTGTTTCATTGTTTTGGCATTTATGAACTTCAATATTTCATCTGCTTCATCCACAATGACCACTTGACTGCCTCTAAAAATTGATCGTTTCTTTGCAGTGCTCTAATCATGTTAATATAAGTTATCCTATCTGGTTCTATCCtcttttctctcatttctttCACCAACTGAGCAGCTTCTTCAACCATCCCTGCTATTCCATATGCCTTGATCAATGTGTTGTAGCTGTACAGATCGGGTTCAAGTCCACATGCTTTCAATTCTGTCAGAACTTCCGCAACTTCATCTATCCATCCTTGTTCTCCATAGATGTTGATCATGATGTTGTACGTATAATGGTCACATTCAGAACTTGTCTCCTGCATTCGCTGCAAGACACTTCTGAAATTCTCCATTTGGCATTCTTTGCCATAAGCATCCAACATACAATTGTAGGCTTCAAGGGAAACTGAAAACCcgttaaatttcattttctgaaCCGTAGATGACATGTTTTTGAAGTCCTTATTCTTCCCATAGACAGATATCATAGTATTATAAGAGATTGCATCAACCAAACCTCTTTTCTGAGCAAGCCCAAAGAGATTTCTAGCCTTAGTGAAAAGCTTGGATTTCCCATAAACGTCAAGCATGACATTCAAGGTCACTGTATTTGGGGCAAAACCACATTGaagcatttcatcaaaaaGCCTAGAAAGCTCATCAACAGGCAGAGCACGGGAACAGCAATTTATGACACAATTATACATTTCCTGATCCCAAGACACTCCACTCTTCAATATCCTATAGTACAGATCTGCTAGCTTATGCACCATGCCACATCGTTGGTAAATACGAAGCATGTCCCGTAACAGATATATGTCCGGAACAATGTCCTGCTGCTCAGCCATCAAGTCAAGAACTGAGCATGCATCTTCCAATGATCCAGCTTTAACATACATTCTCACAACAACATTATAAGCAATCAAATCCAAAGGAATGCCTGATGATCTCAGGCTTAGATAAAGCTTCTCCCCGTCAGAGAACCTACCCATGATGCTGTAGATATCAATCATTGTGCATGTGATATGCAAGTTCGGTTTGTTTTCACGTTTAGGCAGTTGTGTGTATATCTTAATTGCATTCTCGAGATGGCCCAACTCTTTACATGAACAAATTAGCAAATGATACAAATTCTCCTCAAAATGATGATCTTTCCACTCCTTTTCCCTCAACACTTTTAAAGCGTCATCCACTAAACAGTGCTTCACATAAGCCATTACCAGAATTGAGCAAGATGTCTGGCTGCTCAGAACTTTCCGATAGAACGACCCTGTCAAGAGGACAGGCAcacttttcattcttctaGCCTTTTCATATGCTTGCAAAACATTTCCAACAATGGAAGAAGGCCGGCATCCAATCTTTAGCATATCATTTAGAGTTTTAAGTGTACCTGCTTCATCCTCATGTTTGGCTTGTAGATTTATGAGGGTGAACAAGTTAGAGGAATTCGGCATATATCCTCTCCGTTTGAGCTCCTTATAATACCATTCTGCCATTTTATAATTACCAGCTCGACCCCAACCTTCAATCATGGAGCGGTAAGTCGTTTCATCAGGTTCTACTCCAGAGTTCTTGATGCCCAAGAACAGGCGTTGAGCAGTATCCATATTTGATGCCTTCCCATACCCAGTAATCAAGGTATTATATGCAATGATATTGGATGAAAACCCAGCTTCTTCCATTGAGGCAAATACAAGTTCAGCTTCCTCCATTTTGCCTTGCTGACAATAAGCATTAAGCATTACTACCCAGTTCTCTAGATTAGGAATCACTTTATCTTCTTGCATTAATTGAATCACCTCTTCTGCTTTATCGTATAAATTCATACGTATGTATATAGTAATCATAGATGCATATGCTGTTTCACAAACAATACCAAAGTTTCTCATCTGATTAAAGGCAAACTCCGATTCCTTAATATCACACTTCTTCTGATAGAGACCCATAAGCAT
This genomic interval carries:
- the LOC101220061 gene encoding putative leucine-rich repeat receptor-like serine/threonine-protein kinase At2g24130, translated to MEFFKFFPLFLTVFFLNKASAEEQSSINAASEKAALLSFRNGIVSDPHNFLKDWESSSAIHFCNWAGIKCNNSTQQVEKLDLSEKSLKGTISPSLSNLSALTILDLSRNSFEGSIPMELGFLVNLQQLSLSWNHLNGNIPKEIGFLQKLKFLDLGSNKLQGEIPLFCNGSNLSLKYIDLSNNSLGGEIPLKNECPLKNLMCLLLWSNKLVGKIPLALSNSTNLKWLDLGSNKLNGELPSDIVLKMPLLQYLYLSDNEFISHDGNSNLQPFFASLVNSSNLQELELAGNQLSGEIPSIIGDLHVNLSQLHLDDNLIYGSIPPSISNLRNLTLLNLSSNLLNGSIPSELSRLRNLERFYLSNNSLSGEIPSSLGEIPHLGLLDLSRNKLSGLIPEALANLTQLRKLLLYSNNLSGTIPSSLGKCINLEILDLSNNQISGVLPSEVAGLRSLKLYLNLSRNHLHGPLPLELSKMDMVLAIDLSSNNLSGSIPSQLGNCIALENLNLSDNSFDGSLPISIGQLPYLQSLDVSLNHLTGNIPESLENSPTLKKLNLSFNNFSGKIPDNGVFSWLTISSFLGNKGLCGSSSSSIKGLPKCKEKHKHHILSILMSSSAAFVFCMIGISLAALRSKMRKRFAVCNRRDLEEANEEEEEEMKYPRISYGQLVEATNGFSSSNLIGSGRFGDVYKGILSDNTKIAVKVLNPMRTAGEISRSFKRECQVLKRTRHRNLIKIITTCSRPDFKALVLPLMGNGSLESHLYPSQIDLVQLVSICRDVAEGVAYLHHHSHVRVVHCDLKPSNILLDEDMTALVTDFGIARLVSGGGGEDNHNNNNNNGGGGGQDDSTSISSTHGLLCGSVGYIAPEYGLGKQASTEGDVFSFGVLLLELITGKRPTDHFFEQGAGLHEWVKSQYPHQLDPIVDDAMDRYCTAAAARRGGPRPCKRLWREVIVEVIEMGLMCTQFSPALRPSMVDVAQEMTRLQEYLSHSLSSLYTRR
- the LOC101219825 gene encoding pentatricopeptide repeat-containing protein At4g30825, chloroplastic; the encoded protein is MASLKLSFSLHSFDSNKFDFPLNSPLLSDYCSLFSINAHLHLNKSSIIYSLARVHKPSKVSQVEQDASDVSQSRFDEIVARKKYFTSKKPSKRAAGSHFSFSRNCNDNILFNGGELDVNYSTISSDLSLEDCNAILKRLEKCNDSKTLGFFEWMRSNGKLKHNVSAYNLVLRVLGRQEDWDAAEKLIEEVRAELGSQLDFQVFNTLIYACYKSRFVEQGTKWFRMMLECQVQPNVATFGMLMGLYQKKCDIKESEFAFNQMRNFGIVCETAYASMITIYIRMNLYDKAEEVIQLMQEDKVIPNLENWVVMLNAYCQQGKMEEAELVFASMEEAGFSSNIIAYNTLITGYGKASNMDTAQRLFLGIKNSGVEPDETTYRSMIEGWGRAGNYKMAEWYYKELKRRGYMPNSSNLFTLINLQAKHEDEAGTLKTLNDMLKIGCRPSSIVGNVLQAYEKARRMKSVPVLLTGSFYRKVLSSQTSCSILVMAYVKHCLVDDALKVLREKEWKDHHFEENLYHLLICSCKELGHLENAIKIYTQLPKRENKPNLHITCTMIDIYSIMGRFSDGEKLYLSLRSSGIPLDLIAYNVVVRMYVKAGSLEDACSVLDLMAEQQDIVPDIYLLRDMLRIYQRCGMVHKLADLYYRILKSGVSWDQEMYNCVINCCSRALPVDELSRLFDEMLQCGFAPNTVTLNVMLDVYGKSKLFTKARNLFGLAQKRGLVDAISYNTMISVYGKNKDFKNMSSTVQKMKFNGFSVSLEAYNCMLDAYGKECQMENFRSVLQRMQETSSECDHYTYNIMINIYGEQGWIDEVAEVLTELKACGLEPDLYSYNTLIKAYGIAGMVEEAAQLVKEMREKRIEPDRITYINMIRALQRNDQFLEAVKWSLWMKQMKY